gacgtCATATTTTACAAATGTTATATGAGAAATGTTATAAAGTTGAGATGAAAGTGAGAAAGAAAGGATGTTAAcattaaaagttatattttataaatgattaatattatataattaaatattattttattattaatttaaaattatcataatatataatgatatttatttatgtatctaaattatatataaaaaatatgtcataATAATCGATATTGAGATGATATGTCATATCTTAGCTCCACGACAATAATCTTGACGCAAGTTATAttacaaatagaaaaataatctcCCGGCAGcatctaatattttaattcattacacaaattaaaacatcataattttttaaggaaagGTGCAACCAATTACCCACCCATCACAAATTCCCGGCGGGCTATGGTTTTCCCAACAGAAAACACaacatttcaaatataaaatgcaAAATCCACATGatcagaatttttttcttctcttttttttttttttttttttttttaaagaaaagattaaaGACCAGACATAACAATGACAGAGATAGTAAAAACTAATTCTTAGGGCCAATGTCCTTGAGGGCACAGATCTGCTCCTCACCCATTGCAGACATCACGCTCACAACCAAATCCTTTCCTGATTCAAATCCGTCCTTGATCTGCATTCAGCAATATTTCAACACATACAAACAGTAAGTTGAACTTTTCAAGCCTTCATAACATGCCTTCTTTGTTAAACATTCAAAACTACAAACATATaaacaatttagtttaaatttaacaCTGTAAAAGAttctttcaaataatcaaagaccctttacattaatttatttcGCATATCATTTgacttaagtaaaataaaatgtttctgGATCTAGAAACCCATCAAGGCGCTTCGACAGATtctgcctttttaaataaaagtatcACTTGAAAAGCATTTTTAGAAATCCCAGGTgaattcttttataaaaaatttcccAGTACTTCCACAAAAATACTCACATAAACTCCCaaagtaataaataaaagtagCTAAAACGGAAAAGAAATCAGTAGTCCCATATCTAAACAGTACTTATGATTGGCATAAATTGAACTGTGACATgaaataagatataaataaattgaccTGGCTCAGCAGATTCTCATCAGTTGGAAGCCTAAGATCGTCCTTAGTGTTCCCATTTTCAGTAAGCAAACTCACCTGAAATATTTGGTTCAATTTAGTTAGAAACCTACAGTTAAAGATGTACAGAAATcatgaaaagttaaaaaaaaaaaaaaagagagagagagagagagagaggggcgAGAAGGCTTACAAATCCATCCTCAGAAATATCAATCAGCTGGTAGTCAATACGATTGACATGGGGAACctgttaaaacaaaaaatatgaatacCAGCTAATGTGGAGCTAAAACAGAAACacaagaacaaaaacaaagttACTTCATACATCACAATTGTGAGAAGAGGGCACAATATCTTCAAGCTTCTTTCCATTGAAGATATCAATTCCGACAAAGTGACACTTAGCATGACCATGCTTGCCGG
Above is a genomic segment from Mangifera indica cultivar Alphonso chromosome 3, CATAS_Mindica_2.1, whole genome shotgun sequence containing:
- the LOC123210920 gene encoding eukaryotic translation initiation factor 5A-like, with the translated sequence MSDEEHHFESKADAGASKTYPQQAGTIRKNGYIVIKNRPCKVVEVSTSKTGKHGHAKCHFVGIDIFNGKKLEDIVPSSHNCDVPHVNRIDYQLIDISEDGFVSLLTENGNTKDDLRLPTDENLLSQIKDGFESGKDLVVSVMSAMGEEQICALKDIGPKN